A single window of Oncorhynchus clarkii lewisi isolate Uvic-CL-2024 chromosome 10, UVic_Ocla_1.0, whole genome shotgun sequence DNA harbors:
- the LOC139418474 gene encoding fibroblast growth factor 18-like isoform X2 has translation MSSLLSTLVMLSVQALLVVCSPLQVLAHDHVNFSVYVENQTRGRDAMSRRQHRVYQLYSRTSGKHVQVMGRRISAKGDDGDKYAQLVVEADTFGSQVRIRGKETNFYLCMNHRGKLVGKKASNRSADCVFVEMVLENHYTALMSARYTGWYVGFTKRGRPRRGPQTLPNQQDVHFMKRLPPGEQPDLQPFRFTTVSKRSKKVRGTRPTATTAPT, from the exons ATGAGTTCCCTCCTCTCTACACTAGTCATGTT ATCTGTCCAGGCTTTACTGGTGGTCTGCAGCCCCCTGcag GTCTTAGCGCATGACCATGTTAATTTCAGCGTATACGTGGAGAATCAGACACGGGGTCGAGACGCCATGAGTCGCCGGCAGCACAGAGTGTACCAGCTGTACAGCAGGACAAGTGGCAAACATGTGCAGGTGATGGGGAGGAGAATCAGTGCCAAGGGAGACGATGGGGATAAATATG CCCAGCTTGTTGTGGAGGCTGATACTTTTGGAAGTCAGGTGAGAATCCGTGGTAAAGAGACCAACTTCTACCTGTGCATGAACCATCGAGGCAAGCTTGTGGGGAAG AAGGCTAGTAATCGCAGTGCAGACTGTGTCTTCGTTGAGATGGTGTTGGAGAACCACTATACAGCTCTGATGTCAGCACGCTATACGGGCTGGTACGTGGGCTTCACCAAGAGGGGGCGCCCCAGGAGAGGCCCTCAGACACTGCCCAACCAGCAGGACGTTCACTTCATGAAGCGCCTGCCCCCCGGGGAGCAGCCTGACCTGCAGCCCTTCCGCTTCACCACAGTCAGCAAGAGAAGCAAGAAAGTGAGAGGGACCCGACCCACAGCCACTACAGCACCTACATAG
- the LOC139418473 gene encoding F-box and WD repeat domain-containing 11-B-like codes for MEPEMEDKTLELMNTTFMDSQTDDLSSKKIIVFKTITNGPMTGSRKRPSEGNYEKEKDVCIQLFDQWSEADQVEFVEHLISRMCHYQHGHINSYLKPMLQRDFITALPAQGLDHIAENILSFLDARSLCSAELVCKEWQRVISEGMLWKKLIERMVRTDPLWKGLSERHQWEKYLFKNRTTEVPPNSYYRSLYPKIIQDIETIEANWRCGRHNLQRIQCRSENSKGVYCLQYDDDKIISGLRDNSIKIWDKQSLECLKILTGHTGSVLCLQYDERVIVTGSSDSTVRVWDVNTGEVLNTLIHHNEAVLHLRFCNGLMVTCSKDRSIAVWDMASPTDISLRRVLVGHRAAVNVVDFDDKYIVSASGDRTIKVWSTSTCEFVRTLNGHKRGIACLQYRDRLVVSGSSDNTIRLWDIECGACLRVLEGHEELVRCIRFDNKRIVSGAYDGKIKVWDLQAALDPRAPASTLCLRTLVEHSGRVFRLQFDEFQIISSSHDDTILIWDFLNVSTNGQTEGRSPSRTYTYISR; via the exons ATGGAGCCGGAGATGGAGGACAAAACGTTAGAGCTGATG AACACCACTTTCATGGACTCCCAGACAGATGACCTCTCATCAAAGAAGATCATAGTGTTCAAG ACGATCACCAATGGTCCGATGACGGGCTCAAGGAAGCGGCCATCGGAAGGGAACTATGAGAAGGAGAAGGACGTGTGCATCCAGCTGTTTGACCAGTGGTCTGAGGCTGACCAGGTGGAGTTTGTGGAACACCTGATTTCACGCATGTGCCACTACCAACACGGCCACATCAACTCCTACCTCAAACCCATGCTCCAAAGGGACTTCATCACTGCACTGCCAG CTCAGGGTCTGGACCACATAGCGGAGAACATCCTGTCCTTCCTGGACGCACGCTCGCTGTGCTCGGCAGAGCTGGTGTGTAAGGAGTGGCAGAGGGTCATCTCAGAGGGCATGCTGTGGAAGAAACTCATAGAGCGTATGGTCCGTACAGACCCCCTCTGGAAAGGCCTGTCAGAGAGGCACCAGTG GGAAAAGTACCTGTTCAAGAATCGAACCACAGAAGTCCCACCAAACTCCTACTACCGCTCCCTGTACCCCAAAATCATCCAGGACATAGAG ACAATTGAGGCCAACTGGAGGTGTGGTCGACACAATCTGCAGCGGATCCAGTGTCGCTCAGAGAACAGTAAGGGGGTTTACTGTCTGCAGTATGACGACGACAAGATCATCAGCGGCCTCAGAGACAACTCCATCAAG ATCTGGGACAAgcagtctctggagtgtctgaagATCTTGACGGGTCATACAGGTTCAGTGTTGTGTCTGCAGTATGATGAGCGGGTCATCGTCACCGGGTCCTCAGACTCCACTGTCAG GGTGTGGGATGTGAACACTGGGGAGGTGCTGAACACTCTGATCCACCACAACGAGGCGGTTCTCCACTTGCGGTTCTGTAACGGTCTGATGGTGACGTGCTCGAAGGACCGTTCCATCGCTGTGTGGGACATGGCCTCACCCACAGACATCAGTCTGCGCCGCGTGCTGGTCGGCCATAGAGCAGCGGTCAACGTGGTGGACTTTGACGACAAGTACATCGTGTCAGCGTCCGGTGACCGTACCATCAAG GTGTGGAGCACCAGCACGTGTGAGTTTGTACGTACGCTGAATGGCCATAAGAGAGGCATTGCCTGTCTGCAGTACAGAGACAGACTAGTGGTCAGCGGCTCGTCGGACAACACTATCCG GTTGTGGGATATTGAGTGCGGGGCATGTTTGCGGGTATTGGAAGGCCATGAGGAGTTGGTCCGTTGCATTCGCTTCGACAACAAAAGGATCGTTAGCGGAGCCTACGATGG TAAAATCAAAGTATGGGACTTACAAGCTGCTCTGGACCCTCGTGCCCCTGCCAGCACCCTCTGTCTGCGCACACTGGTG GAGCACTCTGGGCGTGTATTCCGGCTACAGTTTGATGAATTCCAGATCATCAGCAGTTCCCATGACGACACTATCCTCATCTGGGACTTCCTGAACGTGTCGACCAATGGACAGACTGAGGGCAGGTCGCCCTCTCGCACGTATACATACATCTCCAGATAG
- the LOC139418474 gene encoding fibroblast growth factor 18-like isoform X1: protein MSSLLSTLVMLSVQALLVVCSPLQVNVLAHDHVNFSVYVENQTRGRDAMSRRQHRVYQLYSRTSGKHVQVMGRRISAKGDDGDKYAQLVVEADTFGSQVRIRGKETNFYLCMNHRGKLVGKKASNRSADCVFVEMVLENHYTALMSARYTGWYVGFTKRGRPRRGPQTLPNQQDVHFMKRLPPGEQPDLQPFRFTTVSKRSKKVRGTRPTATTAPT, encoded by the exons ATGAGTTCCCTCCTCTCTACACTAGTCATGTT ATCTGTCCAGGCTTTACTGGTGGTCTGCAGCCCCCTGcaggtaaat GTCTTAGCGCATGACCATGTTAATTTCAGCGTATACGTGGAGAATCAGACACGGGGTCGAGACGCCATGAGTCGCCGGCAGCACAGAGTGTACCAGCTGTACAGCAGGACAAGTGGCAAACATGTGCAGGTGATGGGGAGGAGAATCAGTGCCAAGGGAGACGATGGGGATAAATATG CCCAGCTTGTTGTGGAGGCTGATACTTTTGGAAGTCAGGTGAGAATCCGTGGTAAAGAGACCAACTTCTACCTGTGCATGAACCATCGAGGCAAGCTTGTGGGGAAG AAGGCTAGTAATCGCAGTGCAGACTGTGTCTTCGTTGAGATGGTGTTGGAGAACCACTATACAGCTCTGATGTCAGCACGCTATACGGGCTGGTACGTGGGCTTCACCAAGAGGGGGCGCCCCAGGAGAGGCCCTCAGACACTGCCCAACCAGCAGGACGTTCACTTCATGAAGCGCCTGCCCCCCGGGGAGCAGCCTGACCTGCAGCCCTTCCGCTTCACCACAGTCAGCAAGAGAAGCAAGAAAGTGAGAGGGACCCGACCCACAGCCACTACAGCACCTACATAG